A single Chryseobacterium sp. DNA region contains:
- a CDS encoding TonB-dependent receptor, whose amino-acid sequence MIKKLSLISLFTLMPASFYFAQTTVYAYVKDQEGKPLEKAEVDLAQSSDDVTADKIGYFQFVDLKPGHYLITVAKPNFESKILEFDVTEGEKRKDLGVVTLNYTLGSDAGVIVVDDSASDTEDGGSSMQPTVGLLSSGRDAFQNVSAFELGAYWFRPRGVDNRFEDVLFNGVSMSKNDDGRIDFNNWGGLNDVTRYPYENVDNITPSEYTFGNLGGVVYYNTRASSYRKQTSLAYSFTNRSYLHRAMATYSSGLSKKGWAFTFSGSRRWGDRAIIDGVYQDAYAYFASIEKKFSDRHSINLTAFGSPTYRASNAPNTQEVYDLMGKNYNSYWGWQDGEKRNSRIRNVFEPMFILTDYLKIGKNSNWTNTVSYQFGSDARSRLDWFHASDPNPTYYRKLPSYGLLTADEFRQQSQIDWNYLYNSNRLNLTQMDGKTLREAVYTIVEDVNKDKTFNFSSHFDTRLKDNWKLNINFNYQNLKSDNFRRIKDLLGANFAKNLNAFNGDAKYDADNADITVREGDRTQYSYELTRNHYALNISSEIDFNKWNVVASIFSSYSEAYREGKFRSGLARFRDNSKGKSAVYDALDAGIKGKITYKINGKNFIVYNGAFFSLAPTLNEIYINPRMVDYVTPGVTNQMINSNDLSYVLRGQILKLRLSAYYTTIHNATEISRYYADVNDGTLGNSFSTLVNEAMSGVNKRYMGLELGFDIKVTPTLSAVGVASVGEYKYTNNPEVSTFDDLNGFRGTDVWGKANIKDYKVAGTPQKAFSFGLKYNSPKYWWVGASANYLMDQYLDFSALNKTPYMYTDPQTNDPFPGATPELIELITKQKKFDNQFMLNANAGKSFQFGKYRMGVSVSVNNILNNRNYVTGGFEQGRNVNFSDALADAQRETPYFGPKLWYDRGITFFTNVYLRF is encoded by the coding sequence ATGATTAAAAAACTATCCCTAATCTCTTTGTTTACGTTAATGCCTGCATCATTTTACTTTGCGCAAACGACTGTGTATGCGTACGTTAAAGATCAGGAAGGTAAGCCTCTAGAGAAAGCAGAAGTAGATCTAGCACAATCCAGCGATGATGTTACCGCGGATAAAATTGGGTACTTCCAGTTTGTGGATTTAAAACCTGGACACTATCTTATTACAGTGGCGAAACCAAACTTTGAGTCTAAGATCTTAGAGTTTGATGTGACTGAAGGTGAGAAGAGAAAAGACTTGGGTGTTGTTACACTTAATTACACTTTGGGGTCAGATGCAGGAGTAATCGTTGTAGATGACTCTGCCAGTGACACTGAAGACGGGGGCTCCTCTATGCAGCCTACTGTAGGACTTTTAAGCTCAGGAAGAGATGCTTTCCAGAATGTTTCTGCATTTGAATTAGGGGCCTATTGGTTCAGACCAAGAGGGGTAGACAACAGATTTGAGGATGTCCTTTTTAACGGGGTGTCAATGTCTAAAAATGATGACGGAAGAATAGACTTCAACAACTGGGGCGGTTTAAATGATGTGACAAGATATCCTTATGAGAATGTAGACAATATTACGCCTTCAGAATATACTTTTGGTAATTTGGGTGGGGTAGTGTATTATAATACGAGAGCTTCCAGCTATAGAAAGCAGACTTCATTGGCTTATTCATTTACCAACAGAAGTTATTTGCACAGGGCAATGGCCACTTATTCTTCAGGCCTTTCCAAAAAAGGATGGGCTTTCACTTTCTCGGGAAGCAGAAGATGGGGAGACAGAGCCATCATCGATGGGGTTTATCAGGATGCTTATGCATATTTTGCCTCTATTGAAAAGAAATTCAGTGACAGGCACTCTATCAACTTAACAGCTTTTGGATCTCCTACTTACAGAGCTTCCAATGCGCCAAATACTCAGGAGGTGTATGACCTGATGGGTAAAAATTATAACTCATACTGGGGATGGCAGGATGGAGAGAAGAGAAACTCCAGGATCAGGAATGTTTTTGAGCCGATGTTCATCCTTACGGATTATTTAAAAATCGGTAAAAATTCCAACTGGACGAATACTGTTTCTTATCAGTTTGGTAGCGATGCAAGAAGCAGATTAGACTGGTTCCATGCTTCAGATCCCAACCCTACATATTACAGAAAATTACCAAGCTACGGACTTCTTACAGCAGATGAATTCAGACAGCAGTCACAAATCGATTGGAACTACCTGTACAATTCCAACCGCCTTAATCTTACCCAGATGGATGGTAAAACATTAAGAGAAGCGGTTTACACAATTGTAGAAGACGTTAATAAAGATAAAACTTTCAATTTCTCCTCCCACTTTGATACAAGACTGAAAGACAACTGGAAGTTAAATATCAACTTTAACTATCAGAACTTAAAATCTGATAACTTCAGAAGAATTAAAGATTTATTAGGGGCTAACTTTGCAAAAAACCTTAATGCTTTTAACGGTGATGCAAAATATGACGCTGATAACGCCGATATAACGGTAAGAGAAGGAGACAGAACCCAATATTCTTACGAATTGACCAGAAATCATTATGCGTTGAATATTTCATCAGAAATTGACTTTAATAAGTGGAATGTAGTGGCTTCTATCTTCTCTTCTTATTCTGAGGCGTACAGAGAAGGAAAATTCAGAAGCGGTCTTGCCAGATTCAGAGATAACTCAAAAGGAAAAAGTGCCGTATATGACGCGTTAGATGCAGGAATTAAAGGTAAAATTACCTACAAGATCAACGGAAAGAACTTTATCGTGTATAACGGTGCCTTCTTCAGCTTGGCTCCTACATTGAACGAAATCTATATCAACCCAAGAATGGTGGATTATGTAACGCCGGGAGTTACTAACCAGATGATCAACTCTAATGATTTAAGTTATGTCTTAAGAGGGCAGATCTTAAAATTAAGATTGTCCGCATATTATACTACCATTCATAATGCTACTGAAATTTCAAGATACTATGCTGATGTTAATGACGGTACATTAGGGAACTCTTTCAGTACGCTGGTGAATGAAGCGATGAGCGGGGTGAATAAAAGATATATGGGACTTGAATTAGGCTTTGATATTAAAGTAACGCCTACGCTAAGTGCAGTAGGAGTAGCGAGTGTCGGAGAATATAAGTATACCAACAACCCTGAAGTTTCTACTTTTGATGACCTTAACGGGTTCAGAGGAACTGATGTTTGGGGTAAAGCAAATATTAAAGATTATAAAGTAGCCGGAACCCCTCAGAAGGCGTTCTCTTTCGGACTGAAATATAACTCTCCAAAATATTGGTGGGTGGGAGCATCTGCTAACTATTTAATGGATCAGTACCTTGATTTTTCAGCATTGAACAAGACGCCTTATATGTATACAGATCCTCAAACCAATGATCCTTTCCCTGGAGCAACCCCGGAATTAATAGAACTTATTACAAAGCAGAAGAAATTTGACAACCAATTTATGTTGAATGCCAATGCAGGTAAGTCTTTCCAGTTTGGAAAATACAGAATGGGGGTAAGTGTTTCTGTAAACAACATCCTGAATAACAGAAATTATGTAACCGGAGGATTTGAACAAGGACGTAACGTAAACTTTAGTGATGCTCTTGCGGATGCTCAGAGAGAAACTCCTTATTTCGGACCAAAACTTTGGTATGACAGAGGAATTACTTTCTTTACTAACGTTTATTTAAGATTCTAA
- a CDS encoding DUF5689 domain-containing protein, with amino-acid sequence MKKYNSILKYMFVAAASLFVTTGCVHDDKYDQPNLDGYDCADKNGIVMPFADVKAKFQNATYVFPEDKTPNDESDDLYMVGYVSSTDETGNIYKTIYIQDALQNPTHGFTVSVDAVSTYTRYPQGSKVYIKLNGLAVGAYGSLVQLGMKTGAETSATAVSRIPEKMVAQHIFRSCTTRGNIVPKIMKLADMVPANDQYFGCLIQVDDVEFDARALCTTYAPNGVTVDKTIGEGWTGTKYAKTAVVRNSGFASFANQLLPSGNGKFVGIYSKFQSGNTTTYQLYVNKAEDLDMKKFPRLDGLTEGPCDFNPSSLTAKTVADIKQLAAGTTNWVQITGDYYLKAQVVANDETGNLYKYVYVEDATGGIRVNMNKTNLYLDSRFRLGKDVNIKLKNVYVRNVNGEVQIGALFNNNTQFGQIEEVEMYKYFFDTNTASRPVVPTEKTISQLTAADVGRWIKIKDVQFVDGDLGRTLTDGNAVTSRTLQDCTGNTVVLRTSGQASFGTVKPGAYEVKGGKGDVYAILSVFNGTYQLWITKLANIDFDAPRCDGSVYTPIPVVYSDDFAAGGFSADWTVKNVAGPQVWQTSNQGNGTNYYAMMNGNAGGAGNNIVNEDWLISKAVSLVGKAKAAVSFTTDVRYSGNALQVYATDNYTGDPATTTWTLLPATLDTNSNAFGDWVGSGNINLSAFLGKNVRIAFKYTSTTAAAATWEVDDFKIKAQ; translated from the coding sequence ATGAAAAAATATAATTCAATTTTAAAATATATGTTTGTCGCAGCCGCTTCTCTGTTTGTAACGACAGGATGTGTGCATGACGATAAATACGATCAGCCTAACCTTGACGGGTATGACTGTGCCGATAAAAACGGAATTGTAATGCCGTTTGCTGATGTAAAAGCAAAATTTCAAAATGCAACCTATGTTTTTCCTGAAGATAAAACGCCTAACGATGAGTCTGATGACCTGTATATGGTAGGATATGTTTCTTCTACAGATGAAACCGGAAATATTTATAAAACAATCTACATTCAGGATGCCCTTCAAAATCCTACCCACGGATTTACGGTGAGTGTAGATGCGGTAAGTACCTATACTAGATATCCTCAGGGATCAAAAGTATATATTAAACTTAACGGTCTTGCTGTAGGGGCCTATGGAAGTCTTGTACAGCTGGGAATGAAAACCGGAGCGGAAACTTCTGCAACGGCAGTATCAAGAATCCCTGAAAAAATGGTAGCACAGCATATCTTCAGATCTTGTACGACAAGAGGAAATATTGTTCCTAAGATCATGAAACTGGCAGACATGGTTCCTGCTAATGATCAGTATTTCGGATGTCTGATCCAGGTTGATGATGTGGAATTTGATGCCCGGGCTTTATGTACTACTTATGCACCGAATGGAGTAACAGTAGATAAAACTATTGGAGAAGGATGGACAGGTACAAAATATGCGAAAACTGCAGTGGTAAGAAACAGCGGATTTGCTTCATTTGCCAACCAGCTTCTTCCTTCAGGGAATGGTAAATTCGTAGGGATTTACAGTAAATTCCAGTCGGGAAATACAACAACTTATCAGCTATACGTAAACAAGGCTGAGGACCTTGATATGAAAAAATTCCCTCGTTTGGACGGGCTTACAGAAGGACCTTGTGATTTCAATCCAAGCTCACTAACCGCTAAAACAGTTGCTGATATTAAACAATTGGCAGCAGGAACCACAAACTGGGTACAGATTACAGGTGACTATTACCTTAAAGCTCAGGTGGTAGCCAATGATGAGACCGGAAACCTTTACAAATATGTATATGTAGAAGATGCTACAGGTGGGATCAGAGTCAATATGAACAAAACAAACCTGTATCTTGACAGCCGTTTCAGACTAGGGAAAGATGTTAATATCAAGCTTAAAAATGTGTATGTAAGAAACGTTAACGGAGAGGTTCAGATAGGTGCTTTATTCAATAATAATACGCAATTCGGACAGATAGAAGAAGTAGAGATGTACAAATATTTCTTTGATACCAATACGGCTTCGAGACCAGTAGTGCCTACAGAAAAAACAATTTCTCAATTAACCGCTGCTGATGTTGGAAGATGGATCAAGATCAAAGACGTTCAGTTTGTTGACGGAGATCTGGGAAGAACATTAACAGATGGCAATGCTGTGACAAGCAGAACACTTCAGGATTGTACGGGAAACACCGTAGTCCTGAGAACAAGTGGGCAGGCTAGCTTTGGTACGGTCAAACCGGGAGCTTACGAAGTAAAAGGAGGGAAAGGAGATGTATATGCTATTTTAAGTGTTTTCAACGGTACTTACCAGTTGTGGATCACTAAACTGGCCAACATTGACTTTGATGCACCAAGATGTGACGGAAGTGTTTATACCCCTATTCCGGTGGTTTACAGCGATGATTTTGCAGCAGGAGGATTTAGCGCAGACTGGACTGTAAAGAATGTGGCAGGTCCGCAGGTTTGGCAGACGTCCAACCAAGGTAACGGAACGAATTATTATGCGATGATGAATGGTAATGCAGGAGGGGCAGGAAATAATATTGTGAATGAAGACTGGCTGATCTCTAAAGCAGTAAGCCTGGTTGGAAAAGCTAAGGCAGCAGTAAGCTTCACCACAGATGTAAGGTATTCAGGAAATGCATTACAGGTATATGCTACGGATAACTATACCGGGGATCCTGCAACTACAACGTGGACATTATTGCCGGCTACTTTAGATACCAATTCTAATGCATTTGGAGACTGGGTAGGTTCAGGAAATATAAACTTAAGCGCTTTTTTGGGTAAAAACGTAAGAATCGCATTTAAATATACGTCTACGACAGCTGCAGCGGCAACATGGGAAGTAGATGATTTCAAAATTAAAGCACAATAA
- a CDS encoding inclusion body family protein, translating to MDSNTQFNVSNQDIDVMVVIDTDYVINYMANTPNKKPSTDMTKPVGIDHNSQYMIVSSTNVVTGQASADLNFKAKNGDTVRFRGTSIYQNSDDAIIIYGVKNYSGTDVFHDNPIDYVSVERKQAAVPDHKQPNGLPALAADLTFSSLDATVGVTGTGSYYIYFALYTLDTGNKQTLYSYCYWDPTITVH from the coding sequence ATGGACAGCAACACACAATTCAATGTATCAAATCAGGATATCGATGTTATGGTAGTCATTGACACAGATTATGTAATAAATTATATGGCTAATACGCCTAATAAAAAACCAAGTACGGATATGACTAAGCCTGTAGGTATTGACCATAACAGCCAGTACATGATCGTTTCAAGTACAAATGTGGTGACCGGTCAGGCATCGGCAGATTTAAATTTCAAAGCCAAAAATGGGGATACCGTACGCTTCAGAGGGACTTCAATTTATCAGAATTCAGATGATGCCATTATCATCTACGGTGTTAAAAATTACTCCGGAACTGATGTATTCCATGACAATCCTATTGATTACGTGTCTGTAGAAAGAAAGCAGGCAGCAGTACCTGATCATAAACAGCCGAATGGACTCCCGGCTCTGGCAGCAGACCTTACTTTTTCAAGTCTGGACGCAACGGTAGGGGTTACCGGAACAGGCAGCTATTATATTTACTTTGCCTTATATACCTTAGATACAGGTAACAAACAAACCCTTTACAGTTACTGTTATTGGGATCCGACGATTACGGTTCACTAA
- a CDS encoding DUF6702 family protein, which yields MKKILYISGILTYFVLMSFMYVDFFSSMTKVDYIDGSKTLKFTTKMNTSHISDAIKINPNTAGFEAEVKKYVNNNFDVFVNGAPKTITFTGSQVSGETVWVYFETGGVSDINTLKIKNTILLSTFPKQINLVNIAYKGSQKTMNFQRGKEVNEVSF from the coding sequence ATGAAAAAAATTTTATATATATCAGGAATTTTAACATATTTTGTGTTAATGAGTTTTATGTATGTAGACTTTTTCTCTTCAATGACCAAAGTGGATTATATTGATGGAAGCAAAACATTGAAGTTTACCACAAAAATGAATACAAGCCATATCTCTGATGCTATTAAAATAAATCCCAATACTGCAGGATTTGAAGCAGAAGTAAAAAAATATGTGAATAATAATTTTGATGTATTTGTGAATGGTGCTCCTAAAACAATTACTTTCACCGGAAGCCAGGTAAGTGGAGAAACTGTATGGGTGTATTTTGAAACCGGAGGCGTTTCAGATATCAACACCTTAAAGATTAAAAACACGATCCTTTTAAGCACTTTTCCTAAGCAGATCAATCTGGTCAACATTGCCTACAAAGGCAGCCAGAAAACAATGAATTTCCAGAGAGGAAAAGAAGTGAATGAGGTTTCGTTTTAA
- a CDS encoding TIGR00730 family Rossman fold protein → MDGTRDESLVNPALDINETKLHNSFRQKTWDETITKDSWMVFKVMAEFVDGYEKLAKIGPCVSIFGSARLKPESHYYAMAVEIAEKITKLGFGIITGGGPGIMEAGNKGAFNAEGKSIGLNIDLPFEQHFNPYINKSYSMNFDYFFVRKVMFVKYSQGFVVMPGGFGTLDELTEAVTLIQTNKIGKFPIVLVGSEFWGGLLDWFKSTLLKEGMIAEDDLDLYRVVDSADEAVAHIKAFYDKYSVNVNF, encoded by the coding sequence ATGGATGGAACCAGAGATGAAAGTTTAGTAAATCCAGCGCTTGACATTAACGAAACAAAATTACATAACAGTTTCAGACAGAAAACATGGGATGAAACAATTACCAAAGACAGCTGGATGGTATTTAAAGTCATGGCTGAATTTGTGGACGGTTACGAAAAACTGGCTAAAATTGGTCCGTGCGTATCCATATTCGGTTCTGCAAGACTGAAACCGGAAAGCCACTACTATGCAATGGCCGTTGAAATTGCTGAAAAGATCACCAAATTAGGCTTTGGAATTATTACCGGAGGCGGCCCGGGAATCATGGAAGCAGGAAATAAAGGAGCTTTCAATGCAGAAGGGAAATCTATCGGACTTAATATTGACCTTCCGTTTGAACAGCACTTCAATCCCTATATCAATAAGTCCTATTCTATGAATTTTGATTACTTTTTTGTGAGAAAAGTAATGTTTGTAAAATATTCTCAAGGTTTCGTGGTAATGCCAGGCGGCTTTGGGACCCTGGATGAGCTTACAGAAGCGGTAACCCTGATTCAGACTAATAAAATTGGGAAGTTTCCGATTGTTTTGGTAGGAAGTGAATTCTGGGGAGGCTTGCTGGATTGGTTTAAGAGCACTTTACTAAAAGAGGGTATGATTGCCGAAGATGATCTTGATCTTTACAGAGTGGTAGACAGTGCAGATGAAGCCGTAGCACATATTAAAGCATTTTATGATAAGTATTCCGTGAATGTGAATTTTTAA
- a CDS encoding nucleotidyltransferase family protein: MKALIFAAGKGTRLKPFTDHHPKALAKVNDVPLLERNINYLKSFGIKDFVINVHHFADQIVSFLNKNNNFGCNIEISDETNELLETGGGLIFARKFLDHGEDFLIMNADILTDININALVEYHKKIKDFATLAVSDRESSRKLLFNDEMVLRGWLNVQTGEQRLAEFNKGFKALAFSGIHCINPLIFEKIKRTGKFSVMEEYLDLMQTEHIHGFVHDSILIDVGRPESVIEAEKHFK; encoded by the coding sequence ATGAAGGCTCTTATTTTCGCTGCAGGGAAAGGCACAAGGCTTAAACCTTTTACAGACCATCATCCAAAGGCTTTGGCCAAAGTAAATGATGTTCCGCTTTTGGAAAGAAATATCAATTATCTGAAAAGTTTTGGTATAAAAGATTTTGTGATCAATGTCCATCATTTTGCAGATCAGATTGTTAGTTTTTTAAATAAAAATAATAACTTCGGCTGTAATATTGAGATTTCTGATGAAACCAATGAGCTGCTGGAAACCGGAGGCGGCCTGATTTTTGCCAGAAAGTTCCTTGATCACGGAGAAGATTTTTTAATCATGAATGCTGATATTTTAACTGACATCAATATCAATGCTTTGGTAGAATATCATAAAAAGATAAAAGATTTTGCTACTTTAGCGGTTTCGGACCGTGAAAGTTCGAGAAAACTTCTTTTCAATGATGAAATGGTTTTAAGAGGCTGGCTGAATGTCCAGACGGGAGAGCAAAGACTTGCCGAATTCAATAAAGGATTTAAAGCTCTTGCTTTCAGCGGCATTCACTGCATCAATCCTCTCATCTTTGAAAAAATAAAAAGAACAGGCAAATTTTCTGTTATGGAAGAATATCTGGACCTGATGCAGACCGAACATATCCACGGCTTTGTACATGACAGTATTCTTATCGATGTGGGAAGACCAGAATCTGTAATAGAAGCCGAAAAACATTTTAAATAA
- a CDS encoding RNase adapter RapZ: MLHIDIHSFSYKKGGIPKDHSGNGGGFAFDCRGILNPGRIAEYKAQTGNDIGVREYLETQTEMPKFLELVKSIISINIDNYLARGFENLQINFGCTGGQHRSVYSAIKIAEFIKEKYPEGTEISIHHDEQPQLNRDEQ, encoded by the coding sequence ATGCTACACATCGACATACACAGTTTTTCATATAAGAAAGGAGGAATTCCAAAAGACCACTCCGGAAACGGAGGAGGTTTTGCTTTTGACTGCAGAGGAATTTTAAATCCCGGAAGAATTGCAGAATATAAAGCACAGACCGGAAATGATATCGGAGTCCGGGAATATCTTGAGACTCAAACTGAGATGCCTAAATTTCTGGAGCTGGTAAAATCTATTATTTCAATCAATATCGACAACTACCTTGCAAGGGGATTTGAGAACCTTCAAATCAATTTCGGATGTACAGGCGGGCAGCACAGATCTGTCTATTCCGCGATAAAAATTGCAGAATTCATCAAAGAAAAATATCCGGAAGGTACTGAAATCAGCATTCACCATGATGAACAGCCCCAACTGAACCGTGATGAGCAATAG